In a genomic window of Veillonellaceae bacterium:
- a CDS encoding ABC transporter substrate-binding protein yields AIDIISKAIGEEERGAALHTSLARQLNEVQRLITQAPPKRMFLEVWDKPLLTVGRDSFINDIIIRAGGINVAAGKNVDYLSCDIETLYFYNPEIYVVLSHYRNDTRSLIIRPELSDIMAVKNGEVYQIADDLLARPGPRSFIGLVELAKILHPAAMKDWENK; encoded by the coding sequence GCCATTGATATTATCAGCAAGGCTATTGGTGAAGAAGAACGCGGTGCCGCTTTACATACTTCTTTGGCCCGCCAGCTTAACGAAGTACAGCGCCTCATTACTCAGGCACCTCCCAAACGCATGTTTTTGGAAGTATGGGATAAACCGCTTTTAACGGTTGGCAGGGACTCCTTTATCAACGATATTATCATTCGCGCCGGCGGCATTAATGTGGCAGCCGGCAAAAACGTTGATTACCTGTCCTGTGACATAGAAACACTATATTTTTATAATCCCGAAATTTATGTCGTCCTTAGTCACTATCGAAATGATACTCGCTCTTTGATAATAAGACCTGAGCTGTCAGATATTATGGCCGTTAAAAACGGCGAGGTTTACCAGATTGCCGACGATTTACTGGCCAGGCCGGGGCCCCGCAGTTTTATCGGCTTGGTAGAGCTGGCAAAAATTCTTCATCCTGCAGCAATGAAAGATTGGGAGAATAAATGA